One Carettochelys insculpta isolate YL-2023 chromosome 1, ASM3395843v1, whole genome shotgun sequence genomic window, GTTAAAGTTGGAATTGGAAAAAATACAGAAGAAGCTATGCAAGGAGAGGTTAAAAGAGATGGGGACACTaaacctggaaaagaagactaAAGGAAATATGATAAAGATCCATAAAATCATAAATAGGAATGTATTTACCCCATCACATAACACAAAAAAGTGGGGCCActtaatgaaattaataggtaggagATTTAAACATATTTACACAAGTAAAATACAAAAGTAAGAAGGCATAGTCAATCTGTGgtactccttgccaggggatgttgtgaaggctgaaAATATAACTGGATTCAAAAAAAGAATATGTTCGTGAAGGACAGGGCCATTAACTATTAGTCAGTATGGTCAGGGATGCAGCTCCATCGTCTGTCCCTAAACTTTCAACTGACAGAATCTGGGACTGGGCAGCtggaaatggatcacttgataattgtcaTGCTCATTCTGTCTAAAGCATCTGGCCCTGGCCAGTGCAGAagacagggtgctggactaggtggaacttttggtctgacctaatGAAGCTGTTCTTATGTCCTGACAGTGTTCTAACATTGCTTCCCTGCCTACCCCcatccactccccccacccccccaaatacAGGGGACAGGATAGCAGGTTTATGTAGTCCCAGCCACAATACTGACAGCATGTTGGAACCCAGATGCAGTTAACTGACTCATTTAGGCTTACAGACCTCTTAAAAATTTAGGAAATCATTACTGATTGGAACACTGATCTAACTGGACTGTGCCCATGACCCTTGAATCAAAGCACAACCAGTTACAATTAGCTAAATCAGTCTGAAAGGTTGCAGTCTGTTTTTTGTCTTGTCACATCCAGGGCGAGCATGGCGCGTGTGTTTTGATGTTTGTTGCTTGCCATCTTGAGGTGGGTTTTATAGGAAAACCTAATTTGAAAAGATTTTAACCCCCctcagtggggtgggatggggtggggtgggggtggatctGCCATCTGCCAAGAGACGTTCAAGTTACATCAAATAACTTGTAATTAGATCCACTGGACTTTCAAGTTATGGCCTACATAGTTAACTGGCACTGTGAGAGGCAATCTGAGAGTTTGGGGGCACAAACCCTAAAAACTGTGGAGAACATGTATTTAAATTGGATCACATATTAAAGTGTGAGCCAGTACCATGTGTCTGGGTCAGGGTGATGTAGGATCATAGTCATGTAAGAAGAGGGGGCTACCTGGTGTACCCCTGAAGATTGCACTTTCCACCTGACCTTCATAGTGCTTTGACTTTAGAGTGACAAACACATAACTCACCTTGgtttgtgctgcagctgctgagacATGTAACCTTTTGAACAgccaaagaatcatagaatcctagggctggaagggtcctcaagaggtcatctagtccagccccctgcctagagTAGGAtaaaccccagctaaatcatcccagccaggactttgtctagccgggacttaaaaacctctagggatggagattccaccatctctgtaGCTAGGTAaagtattccagtgctttactaccttcctggtgaaatagtttttcctaatatccagcctgcacctccctctgtAATTCTAGACCTtttctccttattctgccatcagTCTCTACTGaaaagtctctctccatcctctttagagcgcacccctcaggaagttgaaggctcctaccTTATCActcctcactcatctcttctgcaaactaaataagcccaagtctctcagctgctcctcatagatacctaatcatgtttgttgccctctgctgggcctGCTTCAATGCATcctcatcctttctatactgggggcctggaactggacacaatactcaagatgtggcctgaccagtaccaaatagagaagaataataacttctttagataaAAGGAATTTAAGGGTACTGATGTAATTTGCCTGTTGAGGAGTTCAGGAGGTGTTCAAGACATATACCCTAATGGATGTGTTTAAATACTAAATAATTTGGACTGGATTACATAGCCAGCAGGTGCAGGGAAACTGGGAAATATTACAAAAGCTTGGGAAATGACTATTTTTCAAGTAACACAAGTAAGGTAGGAATTCTGTATTCTAGGAAATGCATGTGATTTGGTGTTGGAAAAACACTTGTGCAAAATTCAGCGTTTTAAATGTAACCCCCCCCATAAGTAAGACTAATTTATTTGCACCACTTTGCTGATACAGCATTTCTGAATGAAAACACAAAAGACCAAGAAGACTAAAATAATCTCTTTACCAAGGATGATATGCTGAAGTTAAATATAAAACTATTTCTTAGTTTCCTAGCTCTGCTGATTTTGTGGGAGTGACATAGGGGTCTATATTTAAAGTTCAACTACAGAAGGATAAAGAGTTTTGGCTTTTCTGTGCTGTAGGTTTAAATCATGTGTGATATTTTgtaatttatgatttttttaaggGAAGCGCATTGCTTTGTATTGTTCTAATTCATAATTTGGGCCCCTTAAATAGCTAAGGGAGACAGGGCACTATTTAACATTTTGACCTGAATCTcacgggccatgtctacactagccgaaaacttcgaaatggccattttgaagtttactaatgaagtgctgaaatacatattcagcgcctcattagcatgcgggcagccgcagcactttgaaattgacgtggttcgcccagatggggttccttttcgaaaggaccccagctacttcgaattccccttattcccatctgctcataggaataaggggactttgaagtagccagggccctttcgaaaaggagccccatctggatgagccatgcggcggcgagccatgtcaatttcaaagtgccgcggctgcctgtgtgcaaatgaggcgctgaacatgtatttcagcacttcattagtaatcttcgaaatggctatttgcatggccatttcgaagtttttggctagtgtagacgtagccactgtgttttATAATATAATGGATCTCTAACatcttcattttgaaatatcCTGTGGTTAACTGAgatgaaaaaatttaaaaaaaccactTTTTGTATATGACACAGTTTTAAAAAGAAGCTGTTGTATTACCTTGTCTGGAAAAGAGAGGGGATAGACATTTTCAGTGTTGTGTTATAAGAATGTCAAAAAGCACCTGTCTAGAATTTGAGATTCATGGTGTGTATTTTCTTAGTCGCCCAAtggctgaatattttaaaatggttgcTTTAGGCTATAAAAGGGGCACAGAAGCCATCTTTATTTGAATGAAGTGTAGACAAATATTAGGAATTTGCCAGAACAGTGATCTGTAGGTTTTCATTTATAGTTTGATTCCTGCTGAAACTATTTTCACTAATTTATTCAACAATATTACGTATAAACACACAAGAATAGATATCAAATTACTAGTTTTCTTTTCTTGTGCCAACATGTACTGAAGTACTGTGGTGGCAGACATATGAACGCCTTAACATTGTGTCAGGATTGTACTTTTAAGGTGAAACTGTGGTGTTTAGTCCAGGAACCAGGAGTGTAAATTTTTCATGCCTAAAACTATACTACCAGGTCAGCAGCTTCTGGCTAAGGTTTTTCACCATCAAAAAAATCCTTTTGTCTcttcatatggggaaaaaaagattttgcacTTTAAAGAGCTAACTAAAATAGTTCTTTTAGATTCAAAACCTCGTGTTCTACGAAGGCAATTAACTGCAAGCTGATGGGATAGcaataaaaaaaatggaagtgGTTTCACTAAGCAAAATTCTGAGGCGCCTGATGAGGAGGGGCACTTGAGGCTGTAAATTTCCTGACTCTCTCCATCGTGCATGTTCTGTTCATCTTTAGTAGTCTGAAGGTGTCGTGTTGTGCCAGTAGGTGGCGGCATTGAAATAGCTAAACGTTAAATCTAGCGACATTGTTGTTGAGTTCCAACGTCAGCTATATCCGATCGTTTCTGTCCAGGCTAAACTTTGCATGTGTAGTTTGTCTGCAGACAGAAGATCACCCTGTGCGTCTTGTGAGCGAATAGTCTTACGTGCTGGCAGAGCTTTAGTTGAACACTGGGTCGTTTTGTTTTGCGCGGCTTTTGCCACCCAAACTCTCCGATTCTGCACATTGCACAGGGCTGTGCTCGGCGCTCACCCACTTCCTTGCAAATCGTTGTGTTCTCACTGGGGGGGTGTGGTCCTTCAGACCAGAGGTTTTCTGTTAGTGGCAACTGGATATTGCTGGTGCCTCGCTCACTGCTGCTAAAGCGATGCAAAGAAGCCGTTCGGGCGGGGGCGGTTCCGAATGACCCGCCAGCCAATAGGCACTGCCTCCCTTGCATATATTATGCAATAGACTGGAACCTCAGGTTTTCTGCTGAGTATAGAAGAGCTGACCTCGGAGATTTCTTTGCGCAGCCTGGGATCAGCATCTTCCAGGATCCTACCGCCGCAGACCGGGGTCTTTTGAAAATCCGCTTTATCTGACCAGCCTCCCACCACTCCCCCGTGGCGGAGACTAAACTAAGATTAATGTAGAGCAACAGAGGATCTcggcattatttttttttttctttttggtgggtGTATCTGGCTGGGAATTGCATGAATGCCCAATGTAGACCCGTGGCAATGGATCTTGGAGTTTATCAACTAAGACATTTTTCAATTTCTTTCTTGTCGTCCTTGCTGGGCACCGACAATTCTTCGTTGAGACTCGACAGTAGGTAAATAGCTGTGGTATAAAATGCGCTTCTTTTCCTTGCTGGTATATTTGCAGTAATGCAGGTGAATGCCAGGGGGCTGATTCCTTTGTCCCTCGGACTGGGCAGCACTGGGAAGCTGCAGTGGCACGGGTGGTGTGCTTGACAATTTATCTGGTGAAAGACTGAATCTGCGGGACACGGATCGCTCTAACCGCATTATGTAATTAAGCTCCATCTTTGCGGTTATTAGGGAAAATGTCCGGATCTTTGATCCAGCTGTAGCTGGCGGTTGAAGGTGGTTTTACTGCATTGAAGCATCCCGATGACATAAACAGCCGTGTTAAGTCAGTGCTGGGTATATTTCTCAGCCAGCTAGTTTTCAGTATTCAACGTCTTATGTCAATAATTCAGCTGCTGATACTTATTTTCCCTCTTTTCAGCTCTTCGGGTGCAAGTGTGGTAGCTATTGACAACAAAATCGAGCAGGCGATGGTATGTACCGAttgttaaataaaaatgcaatcaGGGTTTAAAGCGCGAGTTGTGAATAGACTATCAAGGTGGTGTGGGTACTACTGAACCCGTGCATGGGCGTTTTTCTTAATCGTGaagcttttttgtgtttttgtttttaatactctGCTGATCAAAGGCTTCCAAATGCGAACAATGCATACCTTTCCCTATAGATGCCTTTAAATTACTGAAGGCATCGCATTCTGGTTCCTGCTTTTTAAAAACCTATTGGTCACGATTCCGTGTGGGAAAGGGATTGAAATATTTCCACTGCCATATTTTCCCCCAGAATCCCCCAAACATCTCAGCTGGTTTATCCCTGGAAAATGAGACCAGTCACAGTGTACTGATGGATCCAGTCGGGGCATCACCGGCTGCTTGCTTTACCTTCCATGGCGAACAGGCATGGGAATTGAAGTGCTTTGGAGCTGGGAACTTGCACCCTTGGGCTGCCGCTCTGCAGCGCAGTGCAAATAATGGGCTGTGTTGCGCGATGGGGAAGAAGCCGGTAAAAAAAACGCTCCGAAGGAGAACCCCACAAACCCTGTGCCGGTGCCGAATTGTTCCTGTTTTTTCATTTCCGCCTTGGCTCGGGCTGCTCTTTGTTATTGGAGCGGTGCCTGTAGCTGTTCTCACGGGATTCTCTGCCTACTGTTGCTAGGCAAACTCCGAACCTTTTACTCCGGGCTATAAATAACTCGGTCGCTCATTGGCTGAGGCGCGTAGGGGTGGTCGGCCCAGGTCGCTTTGACGTCACCCTCGGTCACGAAAcactggagggagggaggcagggagggaactGCGGCAACCTGCGCTGGAAGAACTAGCTGCAGCCAGCCGCGGGGAGGCTGGGCGCGGGGGGCGGAGAGCAGTCGGTGCAGGGGAGGTGGGTCCTGCCTCAAACACACGGCGCCGGGCCGCGGGAACGCAGCGTGGCTAGTACCTGGAGCCGCATCTCTCATCGGGGGAACCCCGCTGACCTCCCAGCCACGGCAGGGCACTGATCCCAGATCCGGTGTGACGCACGTTGGTGCGGGGCCGGCTGGCGATCTTGGATGACTGTGAAGTGGAGGAGGACAACCCGCGGCGGGGGATTGGGGCGGATCAGGCTGGCTTCATGTAGAAACAACCCCTCCCCGCCGGCCTGAGTCAATTAGATGGTATTTTTGCATTCAGATGCTCTAAGaagtgggaagggaaggggatgcAGTAGCAGACCCCAATGCCCAGGCACTCTTGCTCAGGTTTGTAACGAGACTGATCTAATACAGTGTGTGGACATCCCACATTCTTTTGAGGCAGTTCTTGATGCAAGGGAGTACAGACTCTAGCTCTGCATGTTAATCTCAACACACTAGTAAATGAAGGGAGATTTCTCCTGCCCATCCACTTTGCCTCTTCAGAGCTGCATCCCCATCTGCTCCTTGCCTTAGTTGGGGTTGGATTATTGTTTCTTAGGCTGAGCAGAGTGGTATCCCTGTCCTTAAAGCTAGATTTCTTGCCTGATCTGCATTTTCTCTTTTATGTTTCAGGATCTGGTGAAGAGCCATTTGATGTATGCTGTGAGGGAGGAAGTTGAGGTCCTCAAAGAGCAAATCAAAGAGCTGATTGAGAAGAactcccagctggagcaggaaAATACTCTACTGAAAACATTGGCCAGCCCAGAACAACTTGCCCAGttccaagcacagctgcagactggGTCCCCACCTTCTTCTCAGCCACAAGGGACAACACAACAGCCTGCCCAgccagcatcacagggctcaggacCTTCAGCATAGTTTCCAGTGCCCTGGCCTTCCTAGCCAGTATGCTCTGGACTACCCAGACAAGAAAGGACAAGTGGAAATCAGCCACAGCCGCCACTCATCCATTTCATTGCATTCTGCAGGCCAGACTGAAGGACTCTGCGCTACATGCACTATCACAAGATTTTTTTTGCAGTATTAAGCACTCATCTGCCCTTTTTTTGACAAAAAGAGTTCTTATTTTTCAATTTGGTGAATTAGAAAAAATTCCCAGAGAATTAGCACAAATGCAGTG contains:
- the TSC22D1 gene encoding TSC22 domain family protein 1 isoform X3, with the protein product MNAQCRPVAMDLGVYQLRHFSISFLSSLLGTDNSSLRLDSSSSGASVVAIDNKIEQAMDLVKSHLMYAVREEVEVLKEQIKELIEKNSQLEQENTLLKTLASPEQLAQFQAQLQTGSPPSSQPQGTTQQPAQPASQGSGPSA
- the TSC22D1 gene encoding TSC22 domain family protein 1 isoform X5, with the translated sequence MDLVKSHLMYAVREEVEVLKEQIKELIEKNSQLEQENTLLKTLASPEQLAQFQAQLQTGSPPSSQPQGTTQQPAQPASQGSGPSA
- the TSC22D1 gene encoding TSC22 domain family protein 1 isoform X2, which codes for MSQFQAEGSKLQSQNEASFWQGSASRIYSSLVPWADNEFLNPPSVLQKPFPSLGLFTGATLTSSSSGASVVAIDNKIEQAMDLVKSHLMYAVREEVEVLKEQIKELIEKNSQLEQENTLLKTLASPEQLAQFQAQLQTGSPPSSQPQGTTQQPAQPASQGSGPSA
- the TSC22D1 gene encoding TSC22 domain family protein 1 isoform X4, coding for MAATDGGVPARLPPPPCCVPALSSGASVVAIDNKIEQAMDLVKSHLMYAVREEVEVLKEQIKELIEKNSQLEQENTLLKTLASPEQLAQFQAQLQTGSPPSSQPQGTTQQPAQPASQGSGPSA